The Deinococcus sp. KNUC1210 nucleotide sequence CGCTGCTGCTGCATCAGGACGGCAGACCCGAAAGCGAGGTGCTCGACTACCTGATGACCTACGGCCTGAACACGCCGGAACGCGCCCGCCAGAGCCTGAGCTTTCTCCAGAGCCCCAGTTACCGTTCGTACATCTACACGTACACGGTGGGCGGCGAACTGGTACAGGCGGCGATGGCAGCAGGCGACGCGGGGCAGGTCTTCGGGCGACTGCTGACCGAGCCACTCACGCCGGGGCAACTCGCGCAGATGGCAGGGTAAGAGGAAAGCTAGAGGCGGGTGAAGTTGGAGACGGAAAAGCCGCCCCCGCCGTCCTGAATGCTGTCCAGCGCATTTACGGACGAGGCGCTGAGCGGATGCCCGTCGGCAGCATCGAAAGATACCGCGAGGTCGAGACAGGGAGACTTGCCGCTGGAGCTGAGGCTATCTGACAGGTAGGTCAGTAGCGCGTCGATGGTCTGGCCCGCAGGCGCCTGCCCACCGACCGACGCACCCAGAAGCTCCACCGACGCGACCCGCCCGCCTTTGACGATCATACGGACGCTGGAAGGGTCGCCTTCTACCACAAAACTCGCAAGGTCATACCGGTAATCCTGAATATCGGCGGCCTGCCAGCGGGCGCGAGCGGCGGTCAGGTTCTGCTGGAGCGCCGTAAAATCCGGCCTCTGATAATACGAGCGGCAGCCGTTGAGCTGGTTATACCCACAGGCCGATAAAGCGAGCGGAAGCGCGGTCAGCAGCGGAAAGAGGAAGGTTGGGCGCATGATTCGAGGGTACCAACTTCATTTCTGGCTTGCGGCGCAGTTGCCCTCCCCTGCCGGGCGTACCCTGAGCACATGACGGCTCTTACCGACACCCTCGAACTGGGCTACTCGTTCTGCCCCAACGACACGTTTATCTTCTACGCACTGTCACACGGGAAG carries:
- a CDS encoding DUF6174 domain-containing protein, which encodes MRPTFLFPLLTALPLALSACGYNQLNGCRSYYQRPDFTALQQNLTAARARWQAADIQDYRYDLASFVVEGDPSSVRMIVKGGRVASVELLGASVGGQAPAGQTIDALLTYLSDSLSSSGKSPCLDLAVSFDAADGHPLSASSVNALDSIQDGGGGFSVSNFTRL